Part of the Anoplopoma fimbria isolate UVic2021 breed Golden Eagle Sablefish chromosome 4, Afim_UVic_2022, whole genome shotgun sequence genome, tacaataataatcattCACAAGGACTCAGTTCCTCATCACAACAGCTGCTAGGGAAGTACACTGCCAGTCAAAATCTTCCTGTACATCTACAGCATTTGTGGCTAAATTTCAACTAATTTGCTCGTTGTAAACAACCCACAGTCaggatatatttaaatgtaaacatttctaTTCAAGTACCCGTtttttggaaagcactttgATCATAAACGTATATTATCTATATAATTAAAGGGGCACTGGACAGGTCAACCAGTTATGGCTAGACTGTTGAACTCTAATGTTGTCTGCTAATTACAGTGATAATAATCAAACTcgtttttttcaatatttgttggttatttcaaatatatttcaaaataaaaataaaacaatacaaaaaatgttaaTTCACACATCAATTTGTTACCTATAATTTATTGTAAGATATCAACAGCGAGCACAGTGTTTGAGGTTTTaccaaaaacactgaaatatagcCGGTTCATAAACATTTCACTGGCAGTGTAAATGCCCCCAGAGGAAGCATCTGAGCTCGCTTAAGGACAACATTTGactatttgtttaaaaaagggtGAACTGAGCAGGAGCCAGACATGCCGATTATTGCCTCTTAGCCAAAACAAATACTCAATAAAAAGGTGTGTTCACTCTATTACGCTTTTTGAAAACTGCCAGCACAATTGTCATGTTAGATAAGGAGATGACCAGCAGGCAATGTTTTGggtaatctcttttttttattattgggaaatgtaaaacaaaaaaagatgaccAGGATATAACTTGTGCTGCATGTTAAGGTTACACCAGTTAGTATGAAACAGTTACCTTTCACCATCTACTGTGCTTTAAGATTTAATTTTCAGGTTTGATTTTAATGAGAAACTGCTGCGTGAAGTGTTTAATCAGCACAAAATGTGGCTGAGTCAAAACTTTTCCCACAAACAATAATCAGTAAAGAGTGAACACGCCCTTATGAAACTGCAACATCATTCTGTGTTTACACGTTTGTGCCATTACTTTACTGTGAGTCCCTAGTAAAAATCCTAGTGAGTGACAACAAGTGTGAAGCTCAGATGTGGACAGACTTACTGAAGTTGTTGGCCATCAGAGGAGAAGACGAGACCGGGGGCTGGGAGAACTGCTCTCTCCTGCTGCGCTGCTGCTTCAGGTTCTGAGGGAAAAGGGACAAATGATGGAGGAGGTTAACACGACTGCGAAGAAACCCGTTCATGATTCAAAGCTTTTTAGTATTGTCTGCCCTGATAAATGATAGAAGTATGAAAAACATCTCTCACCTCTGTTCTGACTTCTAGGACTGACTTGAAGTCATTGGACATTGAAGCCAGTTTGGACTGTGGACAACAAAAGATACAGCAGGGTTAAACAAAATTTTGACTCAATGCAGATACGATATACTATGAATTGgaccttatatatatatatacctgtaAAGACACCACTATAGTGTTAGAGTGGGTTTGGATGTGTCGGCCACCGGGAGCTCCGCGGGACCTCACCAAGTCCTGCAGCTGTGCAATCTGTTTGTTTAGACTGTTGATGTCCTAAAAACATGAGAGATAGAAACCAGGGTGTTTAGTTTTACAAGATATTACAGGAATAAATGTTGCTGCACTATTTATAAATAACGTACCGGTTTGCAAAACCACATTTCATGGGATTTTAACAACTCAACTCACTTGTTTGATGATGTACGTTAGCTCCTCGATCTCCACTGCCTTGTCGTCAAAtagagattttctttttgccaCTAAAATATTACAACAACAGCATGTAGAATCAGCACTTTGAACAATATGACACAAAAATAGATGATTTATgctaaaataacattaaaaggAACACTTACAAATAGTGAGCTTTTCCAGTTTGGCAAATGTATTGCTCAAGTCTTTTCCAATTCTCCtacaaggaaacaaacaaacaaaaaattgtaGCTTTCTTTGTCATgcacaaactaaataaagtaCTCAAGCATGTTATCAAGGACGCTTGTTTGCATTCTTACAGAGAATAAGACCATATCAATGTTATCTCTGTGTCTCCCTGCTTACATACTTTGTGCTTTGCTCGGCCAAACAAGCCCTGAACCAGCTTCTtcactaaaaatgtatttaaatcttCTCATTCTTTATGcaataaaggaggaggaggtaatAATGTgtgaatgcaaataaagcaacACCCAAAATCACCATAAAAGAACAAATACATTCAGCAAATATTTATAAGGTTGTGAAACACGTAAGAAGACAGACTATGAGGAACTTACTTGGCCATAACTGTGAAGTCACTGCGCTGCCTGAGAGCGCTGAGGGTTGGTTTAATTGGCTGGACTCCATTCTGCCAGGAGAGGTAGAAAGTAGAGAGTATGAGAAGGAGAGATACATTAAAATAAGAGGCTGAGGAGTGACTGTGAAAATATGGCTACGGAACAGACAGGGAATTAATTTATTCCTATCTTGTTGACCTACTAACCATTGTAGTCAATTATTTGGTAAAAGTCTAAATATTTCCTGATCAAACGCATCCTTCTGTCAAACAATGtaactgacatttttatggTGTCACTGTGTGCACTGGTGCACTATGATTATAGTCAATATGATACTGGATTATTGAAGCTGATACCAATGATGACATTTGAGGGTTTAAAAACATATCAGATAATGATAAATTTATGAATATCACCATTTTgacaaataacataaacaagCAAGTTTAATAAGGATCCCTTGGATTGTATTTTTGACAAATAACTGTAAATGAAGTTGCAGATGAAAAACAACCTAATCTTTGGCATTTCTATACTGCAATGCATTGTTTTATAATCAGCCAACACAGACCTCATAATCTCTGTGATAACTAATATCTGCGAATACATTGGCAGAGCTAATTGACCGCCTTTCACCATTATTTTAGAGATTGAAAATCAAATGTTGTCACCACATGGGGATTTACACTAAAATAGGCTTGAAACGGGACtgaaagaagtaaaaaagaaaacacaacgtTTGCTTTTTCTTGACCCTAAGATtgcatattttttgttatatctttgcatttacaaataaacacaagactAATGCAATATGGAACCAAAActagacacaaagagagaagtaaacaagaaagcaaaagcaaaagtcacaaacacaaatctaCAAAGAACTGCTgatatttaatgactttttttgacataaatcCCGTTACTGTGCTGTGGTGCAGGTGTTTACATACCGGTCTGCCCTGGAGAG contains:
- the stx5a gene encoding syntaxin-5a isoform X2, whose product is MTCRDRTLEFQSACKSLQGRPNGVQPIKPTLSALRQRSDFTVMAKRIGKDLSNTFAKLEKLTILAKRKSLFDDKAVEIEELTYIIKQDINSLNKQIAQLQDLVRSRGAPGGRHIQTHSNTIVVSLQSKLASMSNDFKSVLEVRTENLKQQRSRREQFSQPPVSSSPLMANNFKSSVLMQDESRSMGDVAINMDSQTNPLQLQLIDEQDSYIQSRADTMQNIESTIVELGSIFQQLAHMVKEQEETIQRIDANVEDTQLNVESAHTEILKYFQSVSSNRWLMIKIFLVLVVFFIIFVVFFA